One Lutzomyia longipalpis isolate SR_M1_2022 chromosome 4, ASM2433408v1 DNA segment encodes these proteins:
- the LOC129796667 gene encoding juvenile hormone esterase-like: MRFLGIILIFCASFISKSFLCEDVGGNEPKVCTKVGCIRGKAEEGRLRPYEAFYGIPYAEPPLGELRFENPHPHPGWLGECWDATYPRAACLQRNVFLVSQEVVGSEDCLYLNVYRPVGKIQKEKLPVMVWIHGGGWMSFSGNPGQFGPEYLMDNGEVILVTVTYRLGMFGFLCSGDAAVKGNVGLKDQQMALKWVVSNIEEFGGNPHAITLAGQSVGAASVQLHMLNPISRDLFQRAIVMSGSAIASWAISYGNYEAKFRQGVKNTGLSNWNTSSTFELASQLKELPSLTFVSALDDFTIFREVPVTSIRPCIEGNWEGAFLTEDPRKVWAEGRFHAKPILTGVTSNEGAFTGTVTTNATLLEAYNENIYEFIPIQFDMDPRYMDDVFRFYLAGKDFIDQTNVKEYEKMFGDKMLVYPMFKFVQQYIGHADLEKNPIFLYKFAFESDYTFVKFQTGLNVYLGVSHIDDLFFLFTMKDFLEPFKPDTPEGRMTDIYVRTIVNFVARGKVETWRPFRACTPATFDPFCDRQIFKRYEKLEPNQVEVKTSNQFDLEMIKLWNKVDRISG, encoded by the exons ATGAGGTTTttaggaattattttaattttttgtgcaagTTTTATTTCCAAATCATTTTTGTGTGAAGATGTGGGTGGAAATGAACCAAAAGTTTGCACCAAAGTGGGTTGTATTCGTGGTAAAGCTGAGGAGGGACGATTGAGGCCATATGAAGCATTCTATGGGATTCCTTATGCTGAACCACCACTTGGAGAGTTGAGATTTGAAAATCCCCACCCACACCCTGGATGGTTGGGGGAATGTTGGGATGCTACCTACCCAAGGGCAGCTTGTCTCCAGAGGAATGTCTTTCTGGTATCGCAGGAAGTGGTAGGATCGGAGGATTGTTTGTATTTGAATGTCTATCGTCCagttgggaaaattcaaaaggaaaaattgccaGTAATGGTGTGGATTCATGGTGGTGGTTGGATGTCCTTCTCCGGCAATCCAGGACAATTTGGTCCGGAATATTTAATGGACAATGGTGAGGTGATCTTGGTCACGGTGACCTACAGATTGGGTATGTTTGGCTTCCTCTGTTCCGGCGATGCGGCTGTAAAGGGAAATGTTGGACTGAAAGACCAACAAATGGCCCTTAAGTGGGTTGTATCCAACATTGAGGAATTTGGTGGGAATCCTCATGCTATAACACTTGCAGGACAAAGCGTTGGAGCTGCTTCAGTACAACTTCACATGCTTAATCCCATATCACGAG ATCTCTTTCAACGAGCTATTGTAATGAGTGGTTCAGCTATAGCATCTTGGGCAATTTCTTACGGCAACTACGAGGCTAAATTTCGTCAAGGAGTTAAGAATACAGGACTTTCCAATTGGAATACATCGTCAACTTTTGAGCTTGCAAGTCAATTGAAAGAGCTACCATCCCTCACATTTGTTTCAGCCCTTGATGATTTTACGATTTTCCGTGAAGTCCCCGTTACGTCAATCAGACCATGCATTGAGGGTAACTGGGAGGGAGCTTTCTTAACGGAAGATCCAAGAAAAGTTTGGGCTGAAGGGAGATTTCATGCAAAACCAATTTTAACTGGTGTAACGAGCAATGAAGGAGCCTTCACGGGAACAGTTACGACCAATGCAACACTTCTAGAGGCGTACAATGAGaacatttatgaatttattccaATTCAATTTGACATGGATCCTAGATATATGGATGATGTCTTCAGATTTTATCTCGCAGGAAAGGATTTCATTGATCAAACAAATGTTAAGGAATacgaaaag ATGTTTGGCGATAAAATGCTGGTTTATCCAATGTTTAAGTTTGTACAGCAATACATTGGGCATGCAGATCTTGAGAAAAATCCCATATTTCTCTATAAATTTGCTTTTGAG AGCGATTATAcgtttgtaaaatttcaaacagGATTGAATGTTTATCTAGGAGTTAGTCACATTGATGATCTATTCTTCCTCTTCACCATGAAGGATTTCCTAGAACCATTTAAACCTGACACACCTGAGGGAAGGATGACCGATATCTATGTACGTACGATCGTAAATTTTGTTGCAAGAGGCAAAGTTGAGACATGGCGTCCATTCAGAGCTTGTACTCCAGCCACATTTGATCCCTTCTGTGACAGACAAATCTTCAAGAGGTATGAAAAGCTCGAACCAAATCAAGTTGAGGTGAAGACTTCAAATCAATTTGACTTGGAAATGATTAAACTGTGGAATAAAGTTGATAGGATTTCAGGTTAA
- the LOC129796670 gene encoding alcohol dehydrogenase 1-like — protein MSVTDKVVLVTGACSGIGHAICSELLRNGIKVLIAWDIHTKEPESIVNLREKFPQITIKYTNVDVSLPEKVKESYGGIVRDVGSLDVVINCAGIMDESEFKKTIDINLGGVIGSTLSAIETMRKDTGAGNGGIIVNIASILGLCPGSFLPTYSATKCGVVGFHRSIAHGHDSLGIKFICICPGLTRTALYKEADTKEGFYFMYGKEQREETRKKFKPQTADVIAAGLINLLQEAQNGSVWIIDGGEWTEEVFPKLKY, from the exons ATGTCCGTGACTGATAAGGTTGTTCTTGTAACTGGAGCCTGTAGTGGTATAGGGCATGCCATTTGCAGTGAATTACTACGGAATGGCATTAAGGTTCTCATTGCATGGGATATCCACACCAAAGAACCCGAAAGTATTGTCAATTTGCGCGAAAAGTTCCCTCAAATTACCATAAAGTACACCAATGTGGATGTGAGTTTACCGGAGAAGGTGAAGGAGTCCTATGGCGGCATTGTCAGGGATGTTGGAAGCTTGGATGTTGTTATAAATTGCGCTGGAATCATGGATGAGAGTGAATTCAAGAAGACCATCGATATTAATTTAGGTGGTGTAATTGGATCCACCCTCAGTGCCATTGAGACAATGAGAAAGGACACTGGAGCAGGCAATGGGGGGATTATTGTCAATATTGCATCAATTCTCGGACTATGTCCAGGAAGCTTCCTACCCACGTACAGTGCCACGAAATGCGGTGTTGTTGGTTTCCATCGTTCCATTGCACACGGGCATGATTCGTtgggaattaaatttatctgcATTTGCCCGGGTTTAACAAGGACTGCATTATACAAGGAGGCTGATACGAAAGAAGGATTCTACTTTATGTACGGCAAAGAACAGCGTGAGGAGACCAGGAAGAAGTTTAAGCCACAAAC AGCTGATGTCATAGCTGCTGGTTTGATTAATCTCCTCCAGGAAGCTCAGAATGGTAGCGTATGGATTATTGATGGGGGTGAATGGACAGAGGAAGTATTCCCCaaactaaaatattaa
- the LOC129794536 gene encoding uncharacterized protein LOC129794536, producing MATFGNFFVICVLVIVLSCVTCDTPAKDYLFIRHISSTEERQLRKLCDEGDTLVSMRAVSVQMKNGSDFLCHTSRFIGHYWIKLEDFNELVSHRDNTNDLSPTHVILNSEEFIGLQEGRFCRVNLTAPITNCTPLDVVIAGEPAERETSTNATIEILIKFSKYPITASYESLRTYVIILIVVLMCCTFTAVVHVTQKSVSEWQKKLNHQYIFVVDNK from the exons atggCAACTTTTGGTAATTTCTTCGTGATCTGTGTACTCGTGATTGTCCTATCGTGCGTGACATGTGATACCCCAGCCAAGGATTATCTCTTTATTCGTCACATTTCTTCCACGGAAGAG CGACAATTGAGGAAATTGTGCGATGAGGGGGATACCTTGGTGTCCATGCGTGCAGTATCCGTTCAAATGAAGAATGGGAGTGATTTTTTGTGTCACACATCACGCTTTATTGGTCACTATTGGATTAAATTGGAAGACTTTAACGAGCTTGTGAGTCACCGCGACAACACCAATGATTTATCACCCACGCATGTGATACTCAACAGTGAGGAATTTATTGGATTGCAAGAGGGTAGGTTCTGCAGAGTTAATTTAACAGCACCAATCACCAATTGTACCCCACTTGATGTCGTCATCGCCGGGGAGCCAGCAGAAAGAGAGACTTCTACGAATGCCACAattgaaattctcataaaattctcaaagtacCCCATAACAGCGAGCTATGAGAGTCTTAGAACCTACGTTATCATTCTTATCGTTGTACTCATGTGCTGTACATTTACAGCTGTTGTCCATGTGACGCAAAAGAGTGTGTCAGAGTGGCAGAAGAAGTTAAATCATCAAtacatttttgttgttgacaataaataa
- the LOC129796672 gene encoding beta-1,3-galactosyltransferase 1-like: MSPKRASLIVGFVSVTLVVYVYLFITWQLQYVELTRKKRQDFYNLMSWQSRNLTDFIQPDHRTCLICPKVPDVCRDGREANTTIFFVTTSPTNREKRDVIRSTWAQKANPKPFFVTGHIPDSKTMNLLEEEARLYNDIVVEDFVDTYVNLTLKTGFMFKNFLSICPKAKYMMKCDDDVMVNPNVVEALVAKVAGPNKPLIGRLFVSPEPFRDIHSKYYIPYWLYDKPLFPPYLSGPGYLVPGESVQKILEESFKEPLINLEDVFFTGIIAMEKLNMTLQNSKRFFTYYSMQMGKCAVQKAALLHHLEDKEMLDLWNEIWNGKLNCSSKHQGFRSVLSGIGIPPFFLRKNSLDLE, translated from the exons ATGTCCCCAAAGAGAGCAAGTCTGATTGTTGGTTTTGTCTCGGTGACCCTTGTAGTCTATGTGTACCTCTTTATAACATGGCAACTGCAGTACGTGGAGCTGACGCGGAAGAAACGTCAGGATTTCTACAATCTCATGTCCTGGCAATCGAGGAATCTCACCGACTTCATTCAACCCGATCACAGGACATGCCTCATTTGCCCCAAAGTCCCAGATGTCTGTCGTGATGGTAGAGAAGCAAATACAACCATCTTCTTTGTCACAACATCCCCAACAAATCGTGAGAAGCGCGATGTGATCCGTTCAACATGGGCGCAAAAGGCTAATCCAAAGCCCTTCTTTGTTACTGGACACATCCCAGATTCCAAGACAATG AATCTCTTGGAGGAGGAGGCAAGATTGTACAATGATATTGTTGTTGAGGACTTTGTGGACACGTATGTTAATTTAACCCTCAAGACTGGGTTTATGTTCAAGAACTTCCTCAGTATTTGTCCAAAGGCGAAGTATATGATGAAATGTGATGATGATGTAATGGTTAATCCAAATGTCGTTGAAGCTCTGGTGGCAAAGGTGGCGGGGCCAAATAAGCCACTTATCGGGAGGTTATTTGTCAGCCCAGAACCATTCCGTGATATCCACTCAAAGTACTACATACCGTATTGGTTGTATGATAAGCCCCTATTTCCGCCATATCTCTCAGGGCCGGGCTATTTGGTACCCGGAGAGAGCGtgcaaaaaattcttgaggAGAGCTTCAAGGAGCCACTAATAAATCTGGAGGATGTCTTCTTCACGGGTATAATCGCCATGGAGAAACTCAATATGACGTTGCAGAATAGTAAGAGATTCTTCACATACTACTCCATGCAAATGGGAAAGTGTGCCGTACAGAAAGCTGCCCTTCTTCATCATTTAGAAGACAAGGAAATGTTGGATCTCTGGAATGAAATAtggaatggaaaattgaattgcagCAGCAAACATCAAGGATTCCGATCTGTTCTCAGCGGCATTGGTATTCCGCCATTTTTCCTTCGTAAGAACTCTCTTGATTTGGAGTGA
- the LOC129796674 gene encoding uncharacterized protein LOC129796674, with protein sequence MSQATSENSKTVRRSLQEKYDLLGYEDIIIWDSYKTTDKKELKIKVMLAVGVQEEPEIPERGTMTAEEYEKAKKIAEKAHKRNMELIDNICTSLWRQAKYTGGELMMSISYVCIVDEESSAVGLGQICTKFSTSPIFRVKKCQKNSSTENCCMIFVDIHGRVYATWEAYKVENILPAGIIVAPAKGIFVGKKTEREEWAVKLEEFLSPAAQPEAKAAAATDRVSAGVGLASSAILVGAMVPFVAPIALPLAGAAIVGGVVSSGWSIIRSGLNLADRSKHEQSIDLSDAEARGSWLGVAGGSLGLASGAAGQALGAMARNGSNISPFIRFGFNGLNVSVLVVNGLGTINGFVDIFFINDDQPLTAQQVLQLSASLFMFTHSVYNFQTANSIIRSNQDMTIRDVRESLSRNQKRAFDKMSKETIRLKGESTGKADIVRNLKKIPDHKEYFRDMYKVNKQLNEANVKPSFGSDGQMQLNGQPGNTVPSELRANLKAASTAEVFSSIPAHDPNLGASTKPGQLNLTTPINGQMNVVNNAIRILSLLPHLIGEDVEKTLENISQQLTKEAFNMFINFVRDFIFEFGDQIERRMSRAIPLREHLYKIFYIFEDIARDMERTVLEFIQNLSSEGKHNLPYMFMVYNHYKTEFLPEPNKTCTQCGGKYYEA encoded by the exons ATGAGTCAAGCAACgtcggaaaattcaaaaaccgTCCGTCGTAGTCTTCAGGAGAAGTATGATCTTCTTGGATATGAGGACATCATCATTTGGGATTCTTATAAAACAACGGACAAGAAGGAGCTAAAGATTAAAGTTATGCTAGCCGTGGGAGTTCAGGAGGAGCCAGAAATACCCGAAAGGGGAACAAT GACCGCAGAGGAGTACGAGAAGGCAAAGAAAATCGCTGA AAAAGCTCACAAGAGGAATATGGAATTGATTGATAATATCTGCACTAGCCTTTGGCGTCAAG CAAAGTATACTGGAGGAGAGCTCATGATGTCCATTTCGTACGTTTGTATTGTTGATGAGGAGAGTTCAGCTGTGGGCTTGGGTCAGATCTGTACAAAGTTCAGTACAAGTCCAATATTTCGCGTAAAAAAGTGCCAGAAGAATTCATCCACTGAAAATTGCTGCATGATTTTTGTTGATATCCATGGGAGGGTGTATGCAACATGGGAAGCTTACAaggtggaaaatattcttccagCTGGTATTATTGTGGCACCAGCTAAGGGAATTTTTGTCGGTAAGAAAACTGAACGGGAAGAGTGGGCAGTCAAATTGGAAGAATTCCTATCGCCAGCAGCTCAGCCTGAGGCAAAAGCTGCCGCGGCTACTGACAGAGTTAGTGCAGGCGTTGGTTTAGCATCATCTGCTATTTTAGTTGGTGCAATGGTACCGTTTGTAGCACCCATTGCACTTCCACTAGCTGGTGCTGCTATTGTTGGTGGTGTTGTTTCCAGTGGATGGTCCATCATACGATCAGGTCTCAATTTGGCAGATCGCAGTAAACATGAGCAGTCTATTGATCTCTCAGATGCCGAAGCTCGTGGGAGTTGGTTAGGTGTTGCCGGTGGAAGTCTTGGACTTGCTTCTGGAGCAGCTGGACAAGCCCTAGGCGCCATGGCAAGGAATGGTAGTAACATCTCTCCATTCATTCGATTTGGCTTTAACGGATTAAATGTTTCGGTGTTGGTTGTTAATGGTTTGGGGACGATTAATGGTTTCGTTGATATCTTCTTCATCAACGATGATCAACCTTTAACGGCTCAGCAGGTGTTGCAACTGTCAGCTTCACTATTCATGTTCACCCATTCAGTGTACAACTTCCAAACGGCAAACTCCATAATTCGAAGTAATCAGGATATGACAATAAGGGATGTGAGGGAGAGTCTAAGCCGCAATCAGAAGCGTGCCTTTGATAAAATGTCCAAGGAAACTATTCGTTTGAAGGGAGAATCAACAGGGAAGGCGGACATTGTGCGAAATCTCAAAAAGATTCCTGATCACAAAGAATACTTCCGTGATATGTACAAAGTGAATAAGCAACTGAATGAGGCAAATGTTAAACCCTCCTTTGGGAGTGACGGTCAAATGCAGCTCAATGGTCAACCCGGGAATACTGTACCAAGTGAACTGAGAGCCAATCTCAAAGCAGCTTCAACTGCAGAAGTCTTTAGTAGCATCCCCGCTCATGATCCTAATCTTGGTGCATCAACAAAACCTGGTCAATTGAACTTAACAACTCCCATCAATGGTCAAATGAACGTCGTGAATAATGCCATTAGGATCCTCAGTTTGCTCCCTCATTTAATTGGTGAAGATGTTGAGAAGACTCTTGAAAATATCAGTCAACAACTCACTAAGGAAGCCTTTAACATGTTCATCAACTTCGTCAGAGATTTTATATTTGAGTTTGGTGATCAAATTGAACGGAGAATGAGTCGAGCTATTCCACTCAGAGAGCATCTctataaaatcttttacatttttgaagATATTGCCAGGGATATGGAAAGGACAgttttggaatttattcagAATCTTTCCTCAGAGGGAAAACATAATTTACCCTACATGTTCATGGTATACAATCACTACAAAACGGAATTCCTACCAGAACCTAATAAGACTTGCACTCAATGCGGTGGAAAATACTATGAAGCCTGA
- the LOC129794537 gene encoding protein lin-28-like produces the protein MAHLGSLLKQIEYNRLYAPQPNLPKRGSQNQNQVQEVSEQQQRGINSRGNQRGGRNNQNTNRSGSRNEGQNAVKCVNCGGPHKIKDCKEPRKCNVMCYKCGLENTITSRCPVCNTKGGDRASR, from the coding sequence atggcACATCTTGGATCACTTCTCAAGCAAATTGAGTACAATAGATTGTATGCTCCTCAACCAAATCTTCCAAAACGGGGCTCCCAGAATCAAAATCAAGTACAAGAAGTGTCAGAACAACAGCAACGCGGTATTAATTCTCGTGGAAATCAGCGTGGTGGacgaaataatcaaaatacaAATCGTTCAGGTTCGCGAAATGAGGGACAAAATGCGGTAAAGTGCGTAAATTGTGGCGGTCCACATAAGATCAAGGATTGCAAGGAACCCAGAAAGTGTAACGTAATGTGCTATAAATGCGGCTTAGAAAACACCATTACGTCGAGGTGTCCGGTCTGTAACACCAAGGGGGGCGACAGGGCGTCTCGGTAG